The Synchiropus splendidus isolate RoL2022-P1 chromosome 1, RoL_Sspl_1.0, whole genome shotgun sequence genome includes a window with the following:
- the LOC128763733 gene encoding beta-1,3-galactosyltransferase 9: MQFQCFLFNLRTHQWCFLLFNLLLVHALLFGGDLVEEYLLQPTPGVYTDGKVVEVREKARKLDLSGSRENVSQAYAITNPNACRNSDLFLLALAFSSDASQRDAVRRTWANQTDVKGFPVRVLFFLGSAHTSAEQRALMDESAHYGDMIQGHFSTDSSIHGQTERTILALRWIIAFCPVARFVLFTQDSVFVNLSAIGAFLLALHRHPEDLYLGRVIQRESPDRNPSSSSYMPASLYPDKYLPEYCEGTAYVVSQDVVRKVYIASLDFGAPVPADVFVGFCAQRAGVAPTHSARFSGGRHFRYNVCCYRHLFSSAGMKSQELEKVWEDLKRNDGGCSLLQTYSGLVTCKALTYLDKLSFFNSEEGG; the protein is encoded by the exons ATGCAG TTTCAGTGTTTCCTGTTCAACCTGCGCACCCACCAGTGGTGCTTCCTGCTCTTCAACCTGCTGCTGGTCCACGCTCTGCTGTTCGGAGGCGACTTGGTGGAGGAGTACCTTCTGCAGCCGACACCCGGGGTGTACACCGATGGCAAGGTGGTGGAGGTGCGAGAGAAAGCCCGGAAGCTGGATCTGAGTGGCTCCAGGGAAAACGTGTCTCAGGCGTACGCCATCACAAACCCCAACGCTTGCCGGAACTCTGACCTCTTTCTGCTTGCTCTGGCCTTCAGTTCCGATGCCTCCCAGAGGGATGCGGTCCGCAGGACCTGGGCCAACCAGACCGATGTTAAAGGATTTCCAGTTCGGGTTCTTTTCTTTTTAGGATCAGCTCATACGTCAGCAGAGCAAAGGGCCCTCATGGACGAATCCGCCCACTATGGGGACATGATTCAGGGACACTTCAGCACCGACTCCTCCATCCATGGACAAACTGAACGGACCATTCTGGCTCTCCGGTGGATCATCGCCTTCTGTCCCGTGGCGAGATTTGTCCTTTTCACACaggactctgtgtttgtcaacCTATCTGCCATCGGCGCATTCTTGCTGGCTCTTCACAGGCATCCAGAAGATCTTTACCTGGGTCGAGTCATCCAGCGAGAGTCCCCTGACAGGAACCCTTCTAGCTCCAGTTACATGCCCGCCAGCCTCTACCCCGACAAGTACCTGCCTGAGTACTGCGAAGGGACAGCCTATGTTGTTTCCCAAGATGTAGTACGGAAAGTCTACATTGCATCGCTGGATTTCGGGGCTCCAgtgccagcagatgtttttgtgGGCTTCTGCGCTCAGAGAGCAGGCGTGGCACCGACTCACAGCGCCAGGTTTTCAGGAGGGAGGCACTTTCGCTACAACGTCTGCTGCTATCGCCACCTGTTCAGCTCCGCTGGAATGAAGAgtcaggagctggagaaggtttgGGAGGACCTGAAGAGGAATGATGGAGGATGCTCGCTCCTGCAGACGTACTCCGGACTGGTTACCTGCAAAGCCCTTACATACCTGGACAAGCTTTCCTTCTTCAACTCCGAGGAGGGAGGTTAA